The region CAGACCGTGGCTATCGTACTGCCGGCCGCCGCGCCGTTTCCGATTGCCGTCGCGCCGGTGCGCTTGCGCCCGAACCCGGTACTGCTGGCTGGCCGCGTGAACCAGGCGACGGGCGCGCAGGCGCCAATAGCCGGCGCCTTGGTAACGGCCCAGGATGCGGCATCGCAGCACGCGCTGATCTTGCGCACGCCGCTGGCCAATCGTTACCTCGCTGGCGCCAGCGTTTCGCCCGTGCCCCCGACGGGCGCCACGCAGACGCTGGTGCAGACCGTTGAGGCGGGCGTGGCGGTGCTGGTGCTGAATAGCGCGCTGGCCGCGACGCGGGTGGAGGTCAGCGACGGCGTTCAGAGTGAGCAGATCGATGTGGGCGCGCTCTCCGACGCGGACGGCTACTACCGGATGCGCGGCATCGGCGGCGTGGCCGGTTTCAGCCTGCGCTGCGACAGCGGGCCCCAAACCCAGACCACTGAGTACGCGGTGAACTACGGACAACCCGTGAATCGGGTCGATTTTGCGCTTTGACACAGAGCCCCAGTTAAGGAGCGTGTGAAATGCCAGAATATTTGGCCCCCGGCGTGTATGTTGAGGAAGTCGATCGAGGCACCAGGCCGATAGAAGGGGTCAGCACCAGTACGGCCGGATTTGTCGGCATGACGCTGCGCGGCCCGACCGTCGGGCTGCCGGCGCTCGTGACCAGTTTCGCGGATTTCCGGCGCAAGTTCGGAGACTATTTCGACTTTGGAGCGACCTTTGCCGGGCACAACTACCTGCCCTACGCCGTTGAAGGCTTTTTCACCAACGGCGGTCAGCGCGCGTATATCATGCGCGTTATGCCGGCCAGCGCGGCCAAGTCGAATCGCACCAGCAGCGGCGGTCTGGTCACGCGGCTCAAACCCGGCGAGAACGCCGCCGTGGGACAGGCCAAACTCAAGCTGCTGAGCCTGCGCGGTCTGAGCGCCGGATCGAAACTCCGCTTGCGCATGGTCAAGGACGGGATTACCTATGAATCCGCGGACCTGACCATTGTCGCCGGCGGGTTGAACCGCGCCAGCAACGAAGTGACCGTCTCGGCCAACATCGGCATCGCGCCGGCCGGTCCGGCAGAATTCGACGCGCGGCTGACCTCGGTGTTCAGCGACGTGGGCACGCTGGCCACGGCGCCGGCCGCGTCGGTGGGGCTGGTCACCGCGCTGGGTTCGCCGGTCGCCGCCCGCCCCAACAGCTTCGTCGTGCGGGCGCGCTCCCAGGGCGCCTGGGGCGACAGCCTGTCGGTGCAGGCCGAGCACAGCACCGCCGCGCGCGCCGAGCTGGACACCTCCGTCAGCGGCGGCATCCTGGCCGGCCCGCCCGACAACCAACTGGTGCTGAAAACGCCGGCCGGCTTCTATGTGGGGGCGTGGGTGGAGATCGACCGCGGCGATGAGAAACGCTACCGCAAAGTCTTAGCGGTCCTCGGCAATGTGGTCACGCTGGACGGCGCCGCTCTGAACGCCGCAGCCATCGCACCGCAGGCCCCCGCCACTACGACGGTGCTCTCGGTATGCGAGTTCAAACTCAGCGCCACGTATGGCGGTGTCACCGAGCAGTTCGGCGGACTGACGCTGGAAAATGTGACCGGCAAGTACTTCGCAAACGTGATCAACGGTTCATCGACGCTGATCGAGATCGATACCGCGGCGCTGCCCGCCGGCACACACCCGTTCCTGTACCCGTCGGCGCCGGACGGTTTGCGCTTCACGCTGACCGGAGGCAATAACGGCGCCGCGGCCCCGACCGACGCCGATTACAAAGGCGTGGACAATGGCCCCGGCAACCGCACTGGCTTGAAGGCGCTGGAGGACATCGACCAGGTCAGTATCCTGGCCGTGCCGGGCATCACCACGCAGTCGGTGCAGAACGCCATGATCGAGCAGTGCGAGCGGTTGAAGGAGCGCTTTGCGGTGCTGGACCCCCGGCCAAAGGCGGGCGACAAGCCGCCCGATCTCGACGACATCCAGAGCCAGCGCGGCCTGTTCGACACCAAATACGCCGCGCTGTATTATCCGCGCCTCGTGGTCGACGACCCGCTCACCGACGGCGAGCGCGCCGTGCCGCCCAGCGGGCACATGATCGGCATCTACGCCCGCACCGACGACGAGCGCGGCGTGCACAAAGCGCCGGCCAATACGGTGATCTTTGGCATCAACGGCCTTGAGCTCACCATCAACCGCGGCGAGCACGACATCCTGAACCCGCTGAACATCAATGTCCTGCGCGACTTCCGCGCGGACCGGCGCGGCTACCGCGTGTACGGCGCGCGCTGCCTGACGGCCGACACGCTCTGGAAGTACGTGCCCGTGCGGCGCCTGTTTATCTTCCTCGAAGAGTCGCTGGACGAGGGCACGCAGTGGGTGGTCTTTGAGCCCAATGACGAGCCGCTCTGGGCGCGCGTGCGGCAGAGCGTGGAGTTGTTTCTCACCCGCGTCTGGCGCGACGGGGCGCTGATGGGCGCGACACCGGAGCAGGCGTTCTATGTGCGCTGCGACTACAGCACCATGACGCAGGACGATATCGACAACGGCCGGCTGATCATGGAGATCGGCGTAGCGCCCGTCAAGCCGGCCGAATTCGTCATTATCCGCATCGGCCAGAAACCGGGCGGCGCGACCATCGAAGAGGCCTAGCGCCGCCGCGCAGGCGGACGGCCCCACACCTTGAGGAGTCAGCCATGGCAACCGGAGAACGCAAAGACCCGTTTCGCGGGTTCAACTTTCAAGTGCAGATCGACAACAGTTCCGTGGCCGGTTTTCGCGAGTGCAGCGGACTGAGCTTCACGACCGATCCGGTCGAATACCGCGAAGGCACCGATAAGCCGCTGCACCCGCGCAAACTGACGGCCATGCGCCACTTCAACAACATCAGCCTCAAACGCGGAATGACCGACAGCAAGGATCTCTGGAACTGGTACAAGAACATTCTGAACGGCAAAGCCGACCGGCGCGACGGGGCCATTGTCCTGCAGGACGAAGAGCACAAGGAAGTGATGCGCTGGAAGTTTGAGAACGGCTGGATCAGCAAATGGGAAGGCCCGTCCATGAACGCCACGAGCAACGACGTCGCCATCGAGGCCATTGAAATCTGTGTGGAGCGCGTGGAACTGGTATAAGCACCCATGCCGACCTACCTGACGCCGGGAGTGTATTTTGAATGGGCCGACGAGAGCCGCAAGGGCATCTCGCCGCTGCGCACGGACATCGCCGCGTTGATCGGCCTGGCCGAGCGCGGTCCGCTGCACACGCCCACGCGCGTCCGCTCGTGGCAGCAGTTTCAGACGGTGTTCGGCGACTTCATTGCGCCGGCGTACCTGGCCTACGCAGTCAAAAGCTTCTTCGAGAATGGGGGGCGCGAGTGTTTTATCGTGCGTGTGGCCGCCCCGCCGGCCACAACGACCACCAGCGGCCCTCAGCCGGCCGAGCGCGCCTCATCGCAGCTATTGGACGTATCCGGCTTTGCCCCTGGCGCCATAGTGACGGCATCGCAGACGCGCCAGCAGGTCGTGGCCGGCGGCGCAAGTACAAGCCACGCGGACACACCAGTGGCTGACGTATCCGGGTTCCCCCAGGGCGCACTCGTCGAGATCACGCAGACGCAGGTTGGCGGTACGCTGCGGCTGTGGCGGCGCGTCGCCGGATTGGACGCGGCGTCGCTGCGCATCATCTGGGACCAGCCGCTGGACACGGTGCTCGACCTCAGCCGCGCGTTCACCCTGGCCGTAAACCACCAGAGCGACCATTTGCTCGCGCGCGTGTCGGGCACGCAACTGTTCTGGGAAAGCCCCTTGCCCACATATTACGATCTGAGCCGGCCGATCAGCCTGGCAACCGGGGCCGGGTCGGCCGCAGTTTCGGCGCTGGGCGAGAACGGCCGCGTGTCGTTGACCATCAGCGCCAGCAGCCCTGGGGTGTGGGGCAATGATCTGCGCGTACGGATCGGTCGAAGCAGCAGCGCCGCCACGCGCACGCGCACGGCGATTCAGAGCGCGGACACGTCGGCCGTCAGCAGTATCGCCGGGTTTCTGGACGGCGCGCTCGTGCGCATCTCGCAGGACGACGGCAGCGTGCCGCCCGCGCCGGTCGTTTCCTATCGGGCCGTAGCGCCGCGGGGCGTTGATGCGGCGCGCGGCCGCATCACATGGGATGCGCCGCTGCCTGCGGCCTACGATCTCATGGCGGCCCAGACGGGCGCACGCCCGATCGCGTTCGAGACGGTGACGTTTAGCCTGAGCGTGTACCTGAACGGCCAGTTGCGCGAGCAGTTCGCCGGACTCACGCTGCTGCCCGATCCTGGGCGCAGTTTCCCGGGACGCGCGTTCAGCGCGGCCGACGAGCGGCGCACAGGCCGCAAGAACCATGCCGAGCAGATCGTCAACAGCGCATCCCGCCTGATCCGCATCCGGGACGAGAACTGGCCGCACGCCCCGGCCGACTACGCGGGCGATCTGCCCGACCAGCGCGCCCCGAACATGCTCAACGGGCGACTGATCCTGCGCGGGGGGCGCGACGGCATCGCCGCAGTCCGGCCGGTCGACTTCATTGGAGCAGAAAACGAAGGCACGCGCAGCGGCCTGCGCACGCTGGAGACCGTGGATGACGTGTCGATGGTGGCCGCGCCCGACGTGATGCTGCGCCCCGCGCCGCCCGTTCAGGTGCTGCGCCCCACCCCGCCCCCGGTGGACGAATGCGCGCTGGACGAACCCAACCCGCCCGCCGCCGAGCCGCCCGAACCGCGCTGGGTCGAGCGCGTGCACGGTTTTAGTCTCAGCGAGATCGAGCGCGTTCAGCAGGCGATGGTGCTGCACTGCGAGGCGATGCACGATCGCATCGCCCTGCTGGACACGCCACCCGCCGAACGCCCGATCGACGATGCCGGCGAGGCGCAGAGCTGGCGCCGCCGCTTTGAATCGACGTTCGCGGCGTTGTACTACCCCTGGCTCATGGTGCTCGATCCGTTGCGGCTGCGCGGCGACGCGGTGCGCCGCGTGCCCGCCAGCGGCGCCGTGGCCGGCATTTTTGCGCGCTCCGACCTTGCATACGGCGTGCACAAGGCGCCCGCAAACGAAGAAGTGCGCTGGGCGCAGACGGCGACGGCCGACATAAACGCCGCCGAGCAGGCCGTCCTGAACCCCATGGGCATCAATTGCATTCGCACGCTGGCCGGGCGCGGGCTGCGCCTCTACGGGGCACGCACCGTGAGCAGCGACCCGGCGTGGCGTTTCGTCAACGTGCGGCGCCTCATGCTGATGATCGAAGAAGCGGTCGAGTCGGGCGTGCAGTGGGCGGTCTTCGAGCCCAACAATCTTGACTTGCGCCACAACCTGGTCGTCGCGATCAGCAGCTTCCTGGAAACGCTGTGGCAGAAGGGCGCGCTGAACGGACGCGTGGCCGAAGAGGCATTCTTCGTAACGTGTGACGATACCAACAATCCGCCCGGGCTGGACGATCTCGGCCGCCTGATCGTCGATGTGGGCGTAGCACCCACGCGCCCGGCAGAGTTTGTGGTCGTGCGCATCGGCAAGACGGCCGACACGCTCGAACTGGCCGAAATGGGCGTGTATGACCTGTCGGGGGCGGTGACGTGAGCATCGGCACGCGGAAAGATCCGGTCAGAGCCTACAACTTCACGGTGACCCTGATCGATTCGACGACGGCGCTGAGCACCATCGCAGTCGCCATTGGCGTGGAGCCGCAGGCGGGTTTCAGCGAGTGCAGCGGGCTTGAGATGGTCATGACGCCGGAAGAATACCGGCAGGGCGGCGAGAATCAAGCCGTTCGCAAATTCCCGTCGCGTATCACGTGGGCCAACCTCCGATTGAAGCGCGGCGTGGCTTACTCCAACGACTTATGGGAGTGGTGCACCGGCTTTGTGGAAGGACGCGGCAAGCGCCGCGACGGCATCATCTCCCTGCGCGACGACGAGCAGACGGCCGTGCGGGTCTGGAAGTTCACGCGCGGCATTCCGGTGAAGTGGAGCGGGCCGGCGCTCAACGCGATGCAGGGGCAGATCGCCTTCGAGGAACTCGAAATCGCGCACGAGGGACTCAAGCTGGTATCGTCGGTCGGCGGCAAGTTGGTAGAGGCCGTGGCGAACATTGTCACGGCGCTGCAATAGCCGGGCGGAGTCGCAACAGGCTGGAAGGAGACGGACTGCCATGGATGTGGAAGTCAGTGAAGTCAATACAACCCTGCGGCTGATGGACTCGCAGGTGATGCTCAACCCGCAGATCAAAGAGCAGTTGTTCAGCGAGTTCGTCGCGCGCTTTCTTGCACAGATGCAGCAGCAGTCCGACATGGAGTCGGGGCGCGAACTGCGCGCGGGCGCGTCGGTGCGCGCGTCCGGCGCGTCGAGGGGGCGCTAGCCGTGCCGCAGATCGCCCAATTCCGCCGCTTGAATCGCCGCTTCGAGCCGGTCGGCGCGCCGATCCGGGTGAAGTTCAATCCCACCGAGTTCACACTGGCGAAGAATGCGCAGGTCGCCGAGATCGCCATCCCCGGGCTCGATGCGCCCATCCTGCAATTTGTGCGCGGGCAGAGCGAGACGCTGGCGCTGGAGCTGTTCTTTGACACGACCGACGACGGCACCGGCGTCGATGCCAAGCCGGTGACCGAATTGACCGACGAGTTCTACAAGCTGATCAAGATCGACCGCGAAACGCACGCCATTCCGATCTGCCGGTTCGAATGGGGCGTTGGCGAGTTCCCCGGTTCGCACATGCAGGGCCAATGGGCGAGCCAGAACGTCTCCCGCGTCAGCGGGTTCGTCTGCATCGTGGATCAGGTGCGGCAGCGCTTCACGATGTTCAACCCCAACGGCGTGCCGATCCGCGCAACGCTGTCGGTTCAGTTGCGCGAATACAAGACGCTGGAGCAGCAGATCACGCAGCTCAACCTGCTCTCACCCGACCACACCCGAGTGCACGTGGTCCAGCGCGGCGACACGCTCAGCCGCATCGCCGACGACGTATACGGCGACCCGCGCCAGTGGCGGCCGATCGCCGATCACAACCGATTGGACAACCCGCTGGCCCTGACGCCGGGCATGGTGCTGGAAATCCCTCCGACGCGATAGGCGGCACGACGATGAGTCAGGCGATTCCAATCTACCGCGAGCGCACCGAGCGCGGCGAACGCGAGACATTCTATGTGCCGTTCTTCCAGGTCAAGATCGAGGGCCACCACCTGCCCAAGGACGTCGTGCAGGATGTCATGCAACTGACCTACCGGGACAAACTGGAGGAGGTCGACTCGTTCGAGCTCACGGTCAACAACTGGGATGCGCTCGAACAGCGCTTCAAGTACGAGCCGCCGATTGCTCCGCGCCAGTCCGGACCGGCGGCCCAGGGGCCGGCCGTGAATGTGCGTGAACTGTTCATGCCGGGCAAACGAGTTGACGTGACGATGGGATACCTCAACCATCAGCGGCGCATGCTGGTCGGGGAGATCACCACGCTGCAGCCCAATTTCCCGGAAACGGGCAGCCCGACGCTCACCGTCGGCGGCTTGAACATCCTGCACGGCCTGCGCAAGGCGCAGCACACGTACTCCTGGGCCAAACCCGAGGAATGGACCGACAGCGCCATCGCGCGCTGGATGGGGCAGCAGCCGGTTTCGAAGACCGCGCCCGGCCTGGGTATCCCGGTGGAGACGCCCAACGCCAGCGAGGAAATGCCCGAGGAGTTCGTGTTCATGCAGAACCAGTACGACATCGTGTTCCTGTTGCAGCGCGCGCGGCGGCGCGGTTACGATCTGCGGCTGGAACTCGAGCGCGACGCGCAGGGCAACGAGCGCCCGGCCAAACTGATCTTCGGGCGGGCGGAAAGCCAGAAGGCGGTGACCTACGAGTTGGAATGGGGCAAGACGCTGGTTTCATTCCGGCCCACGCTGCAGACTGCCAATCAGGTCAGCTCCGTAACGGTGCGCGGATGGGATCGCCGGGCCAAAGCCCCCATCGAGGGCAAGGCCGAGTTTGTGACCGACGCCAGTTGTAATGCGGACTGGAGCACGCGCATCGCGCGAGCCATTAACGGGCGCGAGGAGGTCGTGGAAATGCCGGTGTTTACCCAGCGCGAAGCCGAAGACCAGGCCAAACGCATACTGCAAGACCAGGCGCGGCGACTGATCACCGCGCAGGGCGCAACCGTCGGCCTGCCCGACTTGCGTGCAGGCAGCACCATCGTGGTGTTGGGCTTCGGCGCGCGGCGCACCGGCGAGAGCGTCAGCACCCAGTCGGCCGGCATGTTCGACGGGCGGTACTTTATCACCGAGACCACCCACACCATCAACGATCAAGGCTATCGCACCACGTTCTCGGCGCGGCGCACCGGAGACCTGTCATGAGCCTGAATCCCGGCCGCCTCTTCCCCGAAGGCGTCAGCGACGATTTTGTGGATGCCGACTGCATGGCGCGCTACATCGAAGACGCTATGCTGCGCCAGTCGCCGCCGCCCGACGCGGACGACGACGGCAAGCGCGGGCGGCGTCTATTCTGCGTCGCCATCAGTGAAGGCATCATCGGCTACCTGCGCGAGCACGACGGCACGGATTTCTTTCGCGTTCACGTCGCAAGCGGGGGCACGGCGCTCGATGGCCGGCTGGAGATCATGTGACGTGGGAACCGACATGAACGACCAGTACGGCGTGATGAGCGGGACGGTCAAAGCCGTCGGAGACCCAAACTACCCGGGCTGCGTGCAGGTCGAGTTTACCTGGATGGGCGGGCGCAACCAGGCCTACTGGGCGCCCGTGGCGGCGCCGATGGCGGGCGGCGGGCGCGGCGCGTATTTCATGCCCGAAGTGGGCGACGAAGTGCTGGTGGCCTGCGACCGCGGCCGCGTCGACCACATGTTCGTGATCGGGTTCACCTGGAATGGCGTCGACGCCCCGCCCAGCGGCAGTGTGCGCGAGCGCATGATCCGTTCGGTGAACGGCCATGCCATACGCATGCTGGACAGCACGCCCGACAGCGGCGACAAGGGCGCGCTGATCATCCAGGACGCCAACGGCAATCTGATCACGATGGCCAACGGTGTGGTCACGATTCACGCCGAAGGCGTGCTGGTGCTGGAAGGTGCATCGATAATCCTGCGGCCATCGGGAGGCTCGCGTGTCGTTCAACCAGGCGGCAATCCCCTGTGAGTGATCATGGCTAAGATCGATATTGCGGTCGAGTCCACCCTCGCCGAGAAACTCAACATCCCGGCCTGCGTCGACATGAGCTTGCCCAAGCCGACGCCGTTGAAGATCACGCTGCCAACGGGCGGCTCGCTCAACGCCTTTACCGACATGTCGCGCGGCGTGCCGACCGACTGCGCCCTCACGTTCAGCCTGATGCTGCAGATCGCGCCGCTGCTGGCCAATATGGACTGCATCCTGAAGATCCTGGGCATCATCGGGCCGCTCATTAAAATCGTTAAGGGCCTGCCGTTCCCCCCGCCCAGCGCCATATCCGACTTTATCAAGGCGGCGGGCAAACTGGCGCCGTGCCTGGCGATGGTCATCGCGCCGCCCGCCAGCCTGGGGCCGTTTATTCGCGACATCCTGTGTCTGATTCTCAATGTGCTGCGCTGCTTTATCAGCCAACTCAAGATGATCAAGCAGATGGTCGGCGGGCTGGGCTTGCAGTTGCAGGCGGCGCAGGCGGCCGGCAACACCGACCTGGTGGCCGCGCTGCAGTGCTCGCAGGACAATGCCGGCCAGGCCGCCGCCAGCGCCATGTCCGCCATGGAGCCGGTGTTCGCCCTGCTGAGCATGGTCTCGCCGGTAATGGAACTGGCGCAGGTGCCGGCCATCAACGTGAGCCTGCCGGCGCTGGGCAACCCGAGCGACGTGCAGGCGATCGAAGGCGTCATCGTCTCGCTGACCGGCGTGGCCGACGCCATTCAGATCGCGACCGATGCGCTGGGAGGGTGCGGCTAATGGCCGAGCGCGCATTCACCGGCAAGGGCTGGCGCTTCCCCGTGCGCGTCAATGCGCGCGGCGGGTTGTCCTATGCGTCCGGCGAGCAGGATATCACCGAGGCGATTTGGATCATCCTGAGCACGGCGCCCGGCGAACGACAGATGCTGCCCGGCTTTGGCTGCGGCATCCACAATCTTGTGTTTGCG is a window of Chloroflexota bacterium DNA encoding:
- a CDS encoding phage tail sheath subtilisin-like domain-containing protein; the protein is MPEYLAPGVYVEEVDRGTRPIEGVSTSTAGFVGMTLRGPTVGLPALVTSFADFRRKFGDYFDFGATFAGHNYLPYAVEGFFTNGGQRAYIMRVMPASAAKSNRTSSGGLVTRLKPGENAAVGQAKLKLLSLRGLSAGSKLRLRMVKDGITYESADLTIVAGGLNRASNEVTVSANIGIAPAGPAEFDARLTSVFSDVGTLATAPAASVGLVTALGSPVAARPNSFVVRARSQGAWGDSLSVQAEHSTAARAELDTSVSGGILAGPPDNQLVLKTPAGFYVGAWVEIDRGDEKRYRKVLAVLGNVVTLDGAALNAAAIAPQAPATTTVLSVCEFKLSATYGGVTEQFGGLTLENVTGKYFANVINGSSTLIEIDTAALPAGTHPFLYPSAPDGLRFTLTGGNNGAAAPTDADYKGVDNGPGNRTGLKALEDIDQVSILAVPGITTQSVQNAMIEQCERLKERFAVLDPRPKAGDKPPDLDDIQSQRGLFDTKYAALYYPRLVVDDPLTDGERAVPPSGHMIGIYARTDDERGVHKAPANTVIFGINGLELTINRGEHDILNPLNINVLRDFRADRRGYRVYGARCLTADTLWKYVPVRRLFIFLEESLDEGTQWVVFEPNDEPLWARVRQSVELFLTRVWRDGALMGATPEQAFYVRCDYSTMTQDDIDNGRLIMEIGVAPVKPAEFVIIRIGQKPGGATIEEA
- a CDS encoding phage tail protein, with product MATGERKDPFRGFNFQVQIDNSSVAGFRECSGLSFTTDPVEYREGTDKPLHPRKLTAMRHFNNISLKRGMTDSKDLWNWYKNILNGKADRRDGAIVLQDEEHKEVMRWKFENGWISKWEGPSMNATSNDVAIEAIEICVERVELV
- a CDS encoding phage tail sheath family protein, whose product is MPTYLTPGVYFEWADESRKGISPLRTDIAALIGLAERGPLHTPTRVRSWQQFQTVFGDFIAPAYLAYAVKSFFENGGRECFIVRVAAPPATTTTSGPQPAERASSQLLDVSGFAPGAIVTASQTRQQVVAGGASTSHADTPVADVSGFPQGALVEITQTQVGGTLRLWRRVAGLDAASLRIIWDQPLDTVLDLSRAFTLAVNHQSDHLLARVSGTQLFWESPLPTYYDLSRPISLATGAGSAAVSALGENGRVSLTISASSPGVWGNDLRVRIGRSSSAATRTRTAIQSADTSAVSSIAGFLDGALVRISQDDGSVPPAPVVSYRAVAPRGVDAARGRITWDAPLPAAYDLMAAQTGARPIAFETVTFSLSVYLNGQLREQFAGLTLLPDPGRSFPGRAFSAADERRTGRKNHAEQIVNSASRLIRIRDENWPHAPADYAGDLPDQRAPNMLNGRLILRGGRDGIAAVRPVDFIGAENEGTRSGLRTLETVDDVSMVAAPDVMLRPAPPVQVLRPTPPPVDECALDEPNPPAAEPPEPRWVERVHGFSLSEIERVQQAMVLHCEAMHDRIALLDTPPAERPIDDAGEAQSWRRRFESTFAALYYPWLMVLDPLRLRGDAVRRVPASGAVAGIFARSDLAYGVHKAPANEEVRWAQTATADINAAEQAVLNPMGINCIRTLAGRGLRLYGARTVSSDPAWRFVNVRRLMLMIEEAVESGVQWAVFEPNNLDLRHNLVVAISSFLETLWQKGALNGRVAEEAFFVTCDDTNNPPGLDDLGRLIVDVGVAPTRPAEFVVVRIGKTADTLELAEMGVYDLSGAVT
- a CDS encoding phage late control D family protein; translation: MSQAIPIYRERTERGERETFYVPFFQVKIEGHHLPKDVVQDVMQLTYRDKLEEVDSFELTVNNWDALEQRFKYEPPIAPRQSGPAAQGPAVNVRELFMPGKRVDVTMGYLNHQRRMLVGEITTLQPNFPETGSPTLTVGGLNILHGLRKAQHTYSWAKPEEWTDSAIARWMGQQPVSKTAPGLGIPVETPNASEEMPEEFVFMQNQYDIVFLLQRARRRGYDLRLELERDAQGNERPAKLIFGRAESQKAVTYELEWGKTLVSFRPTLQTANQVSSVTVRGWDRRAKAPIEGKAEFVTDASCNADWSTRIARAINGREEVVEMPVFTQREAEDQAKRILQDQARRLITAQGATVGLPDLRAGSTIVVLGFGARRTGESVSTQSAGMFDGRYFITETTHTINDQGYRTTFSARRTGDLS
- a CDS encoding phage tail protein encodes the protein MSIGTRKDPVRAYNFTVTLIDSTTALSTIAVAIGVEPQAGFSECSGLEMVMTPEEYRQGGENQAVRKFPSRITWANLRLKRGVAYSNDLWEWCTGFVEGRGKRRDGIISLRDDEQTAVRVWKFTRGIPVKWSGPALNAMQGQIAFEELEIAHEGLKLVSSVGGKLVEAVANIVTALQ
- a CDS encoding LysM peptidoglycan-binding domain-containing protein gives rise to the protein MPQIAQFRRLNRRFEPVGAPIRVKFNPTEFTLAKNAQVAEIAIPGLDAPILQFVRGQSETLALELFFDTTDDGTGVDAKPVTELTDEFYKLIKIDRETHAIPICRFEWGVGEFPGSHMQGQWASQNVSRVSGFVCIVDQVRQRFTMFNPNGVPIRATLSVQLREYKTLEQQITQLNLLSPDHTRVHVVQRGDTLSRIADDVYGDPRQWRPIADHNRLDNPLALTPGMVLEIPPTR